From the genome of Cytobacillus firmus, one region includes:
- a CDS encoding helix-turn-helix domain-containing protein, with translation MIFAEKLKKERKVKGWSQEELAEKLYVSRQSVSKWENGQNYPSIEIIIKLSDLFGVTIDELLRSDGELTEKVIKDSRQLAYPRLKVFFDCLFLIGSAMLIIKLSILGLNHFTELEIPLRGSFFWNFGPLFLMLGGAIFSDTLKKKYKSE, from the coding sequence ATGATTTTTGCCGAAAAGCTTAAGAAGGAGAGGAAAGTGAAAGGATGGTCACAGGAGGAACTGGCTGAAAAGCTGTATGTGAGCCGCCAGTCTGTTTCTAAATGGGAGAATGGCCAGAATTATCCCAGCATTGAAATCATTATTAAACTGAGTGATCTGTTTGGGGTTACAATTGATGAATTATTAAGGAGTGACGGGGAATTGACAGAAAAGGTAATAAAGGACAGCAGACAATTAGCTTATCCAAGATTGAAAGTATTTTTTGATTGTTTATTTCTGATAGGATCCGCTATGCTAATCATTAAACTAAGCATTTTAGGACTTAATCATTTTACTGAACTAGAGATCCCTCTTCGTGGATCGTTTTTCTGGAATTTCGGTCCTTTATTCTTAATGCTGGGCGGTGCAATTTTCTCTGACACATTAAAAAAGAAATATAAAAGTGAGTAA
- a CDS encoding malate:quinone oxidoreductase: MSSVQNKTDVILIGAGIMSATLGSLLKELAPEWEIKVFEKLASAGEESSNEWNNAGTGHAALCELNYTSEKSDGSIDITKAINVNEQFQLSRQFWSYLVENSLITNPQDFIMPIPHMSFVQGEKNVSFLKKRLEALSANPLFQGMEFSDDPEKLKEWIPVMMEGRTSDEPIAATKIDSGTDVNFGALTRMLFDHLKSKNVDVHYKHSVEDLKRAGDGSWNVKVRNMESGTIENHQAKFVFIGGGGGSLHLLQKTGIPESKHIGGFPVSGLFLVCNDPEIVEKHHAKVYGKAKVGAPPMSVPHLDTRFIDNKKSLLFGPFAGFSPKFLKTGSNMDLIKSVKPNNVITMLAAGAKEMALTKYLIQQVMLSHEQRVEELREFIPNAKSEDWSVVVAGQRVQVIKDTPAGKGTLQFGTEVVSASDGSVAALLGASPGASTAVNVMLEVLQKCFPEQMDEWHFKIKKMIPSYGMSLSENPKLFREIHESTAQVLGLSEKEKQQELAYN; this comes from the coding sequence ATGAGCAGCGTACAGAACAAAACAGACGTTATCTTAATTGGTGCCGGAATCATGAGCGCGACTTTGGGGTCTTTACTGAAAGAGTTAGCACCTGAATGGGAAATCAAAGTGTTTGAGAAGCTCGCCAGCGCAGGAGAAGAAAGCTCTAACGAATGGAATAATGCAGGGACGGGACATGCTGCATTGTGCGAGCTTAACTATACATCTGAAAAATCCGATGGATCAATAGATATCACTAAAGCAATTAATGTAAATGAACAATTTCAGCTTTCCAGACAGTTTTGGTCTTATCTTGTAGAAAACAGCCTGATTACCAATCCGCAGGACTTTATTATGCCAATCCCTCATATGAGCTTTGTTCAGGGGGAAAAGAATGTTTCGTTTTTGAAAAAACGTTTGGAAGCGCTGTCAGCTAATCCGCTTTTTCAGGGCATGGAATTTTCCGATGATCCTGAGAAACTGAAGGAATGGATTCCAGTGATGATGGAAGGCCGTACATCGGATGAGCCGATTGCAGCCACAAAAATCGACTCTGGGACGGATGTCAATTTCGGTGCATTAACGCGCATGCTGTTTGACCATTTAAAGAGCAAAAATGTCGATGTCCATTATAAGCACAGCGTTGAGGATTTGAAGCGTGCCGGCGATGGATCATGGAATGTAAAAGTGCGGAATATGGAAAGCGGCACAATCGAAAACCATCAGGCAAAGTTCGTCTTTATCGGCGGTGGCGGCGGAAGCCTGCATCTGCTGCAGAAGACGGGCATCCCTGAGTCGAAGCATATTGGCGGATTCCCGGTAAGCGGACTGTTCCTGGTCTGCAACGATCCGGAAATCGTCGAGAAGCACCATGCAAAGGTGTACGGAAAAGCCAAAGTGGGTGCTCCTCCAATGTCCGTGCCGCATCTGGATACAAGATTCATTGATAACAAGAAATCCCTGCTGTTCGGCCCGTTTGCCGGATTTTCACCGAAATTCCTTAAAACAGGCTCCAATATGGACCTGATCAAGTCTGTTAAACCGAACAATGTCATTACCATGCTGGCTGCAGGTGCAAAGGAAATGGCGCTGACAAAATATCTGATTCAGCAGGTTATGCTGTCCCATGAACAGCGCGTTGAAGAACTGCGTGAGTTCATTCCAAACGCAAAGAGCGAAGACTGGAGTGTCGTAGTGGCCGGCCAGCGTGTGCAGGTCATCAAGGATACACCTGCCGGAAAAGGAACCCTGCAATTCGGTACAGAAGTAGTCAGTGCGTCTGACGGCTCGGTTGCTGCCCTGCTCGGAGCTTCACCGGGTGCTTCAACAGCCGTTAATGTCATGCTTGAAGTATTGCAGAAGTGCTTCCCTGAGCAAATGGACGAATGGCATTTTAAAATTAAGAAAATGATTCCGTCCTACGGTATGTCACTATCTGAAAACCCTAAGCTGTTCCGTGAGATTCACGAATCTACAGCGCAGGTGCTTGGTCTCAGCGAAAAGGAAAAACAGCAGGAGCTTGCTTATAACTGA
- a CDS encoding nuclease-related domain-containing protein yields the protein MLLKRRFPSDELWSMRYLNTRMELTEKEKQHWANLEKGYEGEVKFDLLTEKLTEERLVIHDLLLEVNNSYFQIDTLIISERTIHLIEIKNFQGDWHLESDKLYAANTGREYKNPVYQLKRSAALFRQLLQILKQTIPVEASVIFINPEFTLYQAPMDQPIFLPTQINRFLKDLNHTPSKLNEGHRKLAQQLLSLHQTKNPYTILPDYHFDQLKKGMYCLNCHSLLSPVYRNLVCEKCGGHEKMDQGILRNIKEFKLLFPERKLTSQSIYEWCNANISKRTYSRVLKKYFTARGSTSNTYYE from the coding sequence ATGTTATTAAAAAGAAGATTTCCGTCGGATGAATTATGGTCTATGAGATATTTGAACACCCGAATGGAGCTAACCGAAAAAGAAAAGCAGCATTGGGCAAACCTTGAAAAAGGCTATGAAGGAGAGGTGAAATTTGACCTTCTGACAGAAAAACTGACCGAAGAAAGGCTGGTGATTCATGATTTGTTACTGGAAGTGAACAACTCCTATTTTCAAATTGATACCTTGATCATTTCAGAAAGAACGATTCATCTAATAGAAATAAAAAATTTCCAGGGAGACTGGCACTTGGAATCTGACAAGCTATATGCCGCAAATACCGGCCGGGAATATAAGAATCCTGTATACCAATTAAAGAGAAGTGCCGCCCTATTCCGCCAGCTGCTTCAAATCCTCAAGCAAACCATTCCCGTTGAAGCCTCCGTTATTTTTATCAACCCTGAATTCACCTTATACCAAGCCCCCATGGACCAGCCCATTTTCCTGCCAACCCAAATAAACCGATTCCTGAAAGACTTGAATCATACCCCGTCCAAACTGAATGAGGGTCACAGAAAACTGGCCCAGCAATTACTGTCACTCCATCAAACCAAAAATCCTTATACCATTTTGCCTGACTATCACTTTGACCAGCTGAAAAAAGGGATGTATTGCCTGAACTGTCATTCTCTTCTCAGTCCTGTATACAGGAATCTGGTATGCGAAAAATGCGGTGGGCATGAAAAAATGGATCAGGGTATTTTGCGCAATATAAAAGAGTTCAAACTTCTCTTTCCCGAGCGAAAGCTGACGTCCCAAAGTATATATGAATGGTGTAATGCCAATATAAGCAAACGAACTTACTCCAGGGTATTAAAGAAATACTTTACAGCGCGCGGCAGCACCAGTAATACCTATTATGAGTGA
- a CDS encoding GntR family transcriptional regulator — MKDSDEFLYPQKWLSKASSGDRVAYELRMRIIAGLIESGTTLSENKLAADFSVSRSPIREALRTLASENIIRLERTGAVVAGLTEKEIEEIYDVRLMIETFVFERLISMDTNELAMELSKVLEMMKVAVKYRDADEFAYQDLMFHEIIIGSIGHSYIQLIWNNLKPVMEGFILLSMRVRFKENYEDLDRIVKNHELYIDAIKTKDRDLMIQSLHENFDDVQGKVDDLWRSQQMLSKGVKQQDD; from the coding sequence ATGAAGGATTCTGATGAATTTCTATATCCGCAAAAATGGCTGTCTAAGGCTTCCTCTGGCGACCGTGTCGCGTATGAGCTTAGGATGCGCATTATTGCCGGTTTGATTGAAAGCGGTACCACGCTTTCTGAAAATAAATTGGCCGCTGATTTTTCCGTGAGCCGTTCACCGATTCGTGAAGCCTTACGGACACTGGCATCTGAAAATATTATCCGCCTGGAAAGAACGGGTGCGGTTGTTGCCGGGTTAACCGAAAAAGAAATAGAAGAAATTTACGATGTCCGTCTCATGATTGAGACATTCGTGTTTGAACGTCTTATCAGCATGGACACAAATGAATTGGCCATGGAGCTCAGCAAGGTGCTGGAAATGATGAAGGTGGCTGTCAAGTATCGGGATGCTGATGAGTTTGCGTATCAGGATCTTATGTTCCACGAAATTATCATCGGATCTATTGGCCATTCTTATATCCAGCTGATCTGGAATAATTTAAAGCCCGTGATGGAAGGATTCATTCTTTTATCCATGCGCGTGCGCTTTAAGGAAAATTATGAAGACCTTGATCGGATTGTAAAAAATCATGAACTATATATTGATGCCATTAAAACAAAAGACAGAGACCTCATGATTCAGTCGCTGCACGAAAATTTTGATGATGTTCAAGGGAAAGTGGACGATTTATGGAGGTCACAGCAAATGCTGTCAAAAGGGGTTAAACAACAAGATGACTAG
- the gntK gene encoding gluconokinase: MTSYMLGIDIGTTSTKAVLFSEKGDVIQQENIGYPLYTPDISTAEQDPDEIFSAVVQAIANIMKNHHDKELSFVSFSSAMHSVIAMDENDLPLTPVITWADNRSEAWARKIKKDWNGHEVYKRTGTPIHPMSPLSKITWLVKERPEIAGRTKKYIGIKEYIFKKLFDEYAVDYSLASCMGMMNLKTLDWDEEALAIAGINRSQLSNLVPTTKMFQNCHPILAKQMGIDPKTPFVIGASDGVLSNLGVNAIRKGEIAITIGTSGAIRTIIDKPQTDEKGRIFCYALTENHWVIGGPVNNGGMVLRWIRDEFASSEIETAKRLGIDPYEVLTKIAERVRPGADGLLFHPYLAGERAPLWNPDVRGSFFGLTMSHKKEHMIRAALEGVIYNLYTVYLALVECMDGPVTRIQATGGFARSEVWRQMMSDIFESEVVIPESYESSCLGACILGLYATGKIDSFDAVSGMVGDTYKHIPKEEAAREYRQLLPIFIQLSRALEDEYTSIANYQRKLIQHD, translated from the coding sequence ATGACTAGCTATATGTTAGGGATTGATATTGGAACCACCAGTACAAAAGCCGTGTTATTCAGTGAAAAAGGAGATGTAATTCAGCAGGAGAACATCGGATATCCGCTGTACACACCTGATATCTCCACAGCAGAACAGGATCCTGATGAGATTTTCTCTGCTGTCGTTCAAGCCATAGCGAATATTATGAAAAACCATCATGATAAAGAGCTGTCCTTTGTGTCCTTCAGCAGTGCGATGCACAGTGTGATTGCGATGGACGAGAATGACCTGCCGCTTACACCCGTTATTACCTGGGCCGATAACCGCAGCGAAGCATGGGCACGCAAAATTAAAAAAGACTGGAATGGTCATGAGGTCTATAAACGGACCGGAACACCGATCCATCCGATGTCCCCCTTAAGCAAGATCACCTGGCTTGTGAAGGAGCGTCCGGAGATCGCCGGCAGGACAAAAAAATATATCGGAATTAAAGAATATATTTTCAAAAAGCTTTTTGATGAATATGCTGTCGATTATTCACTTGCTTCCTGCATGGGCATGATGAATCTCAAGACATTGGACTGGGATGAAGAGGCATTAGCGATTGCGGGCATCAACCGCTCTCAGCTGTCCAATCTCGTTCCTACGACAAAGATGTTCCAAAACTGCCATCCTATTTTAGCCAAACAAATGGGCATCGATCCGAAGACACCTTTTGTGATCGGCGCAAGTGATGGAGTGCTTTCGAACCTGGGTGTGAATGCGATCAGAAAAGGCGAGATCGCCATCACCATCGGGACAAGCGGTGCAATACGGACCATTATTGATAAGCCTCAGACCGATGAAAAAGGGAGAATTTTCTGTTATGCCTTAACAGAAAATCATTGGGTGATTGGCGGACCGGTGAACAATGGAGGAATGGTCCTCCGCTGGATCCGGGATGAATTTGCCTCATCCGAAATCGAAACAGCCAAGAGATTAGGCATTGATCCTTACGAGGTTTTAACAAAAATCGCTGAACGTGTCAGACCAGGCGCTGATGGCCTGCTGTTCCATCCATATCTCGCAGGTGAACGCGCTCCTTTATGGAACCCGGATGTGCGCGGATCTTTCTTCGGATTAACGATGTCCCATAAGAAGGAGCATATGATCCGGGCAGCGCTTGAAGGAGTCATTTATAATCTGTACACCGTATACCTGGCATTAGTGGAATGCATGGACGGCCCGGTAACCCGGATTCAGGCAACAGGAGGCTTCGCCAGATCTGAGGTTTGGCGGCAAATGATGTCCGATATTTTTGAATCGGAAGTCGTCATACCGGAAAGCTATGAAAGCTCCTGTCTCGGCGCCTGTATTTTAGGATTGTATGCCACAGGAAAAATCGACTCCTTTGATGCCGTTTCGGGCATGGTGGGCGATACGTACAAGCATATACCTAAGGAAGAGGCTGCAAGAGAATACAGACAATTGCTGCCAATCTTCATCCAATTATCAAGAGCGCTGGAAGATGAATATACTTCGATCGCAAACTATCAAAGAAAATTAATTCAACATGACTAG
- a CDS encoding GntP family permease, which translates to MPLLIVAIGIVALLILIMGLKLNTFISLIIVSFGVALALGMPLDQIVKTIEAGLGGTLGHLALIFGLGAMLGKLIADSGGAQRIAMTLVNKFGEKNIQWAVVAASFIIGVALFFEVGLVLLIPIVFAISRELKISILYLGIPMTAALSVTHGFLPPHPGPTVIAGEYGANIGEVLLYGFIIAIPTVILAGPVFTKIAKKLVPDSFTKSGNIASLGEQKTFKLEDTPAFGISVFTALLPVILMSIATIITLLQKTMGFEDNSLLAAIRFIGDAGTSMLISLLVAIYTMGLARKIPIKNVMDSCTTAITHIGMMLLIIGGGGAFKQVLIDGGVGDYVAELFKGTSLSPILLAWIIAAILRISLGSATVAALTTAGLVIPLLGQTDVNLALVVLATGAGSLIASHVNDAGFWMFKEYFGLSMKETFATWTLLETIISVAGLGFILLLSLFV; encoded by the coding sequence ATGCCGCTGTTAATAGTTGCAATTGGAATCGTTGCCTTATTAATTCTGATAATGGGCTTAAAATTAAATACCTTTATTTCATTGATTATCGTTTCATTTGGTGTTGCGCTGGCACTCGGAATGCCGCTCGACCAAATTGTCAAAACCATCGAAGCCGGATTAGGCGGAACACTTGGCCACCTGGCACTCATCTTCGGACTTGGCGCCATGCTGGGCAAGCTGATCGCCGACTCTGGCGGCGCCCAGCGAATTGCCATGACTCTTGTCAATAAATTCGGCGAAAAGAATATTCAGTGGGCAGTAGTGGCTGCATCCTTCATTATCGGTGTTGCCTTATTCTTTGAAGTGGGACTTGTTCTATTAATTCCGATCGTATTTGCTATTTCAAGAGAATTAAAGATTTCTATTTTGTATCTTGGTATCCCGATGACAGCGGCTTTATCTGTCACACATGGATTCCTGCCGCCTCACCCGGGTCCAACAGTTATTGCGGGTGAATACGGTGCAAACATTGGGGAAGTATTGCTTTATGGTTTCATTATTGCGATTCCAACCGTTATTTTAGCTGGACCGGTTTTTACGAAAATCGCTAAAAAGCTCGTTCCGGATTCATTCACAAAAAGCGGAAACATCGCTTCTCTGGGAGAGCAGAAAACCTTTAAGCTTGAAGACACACCAGCTTTTGGAATCAGTGTATTTACGGCTTTGCTTCCTGTTATTTTAATGTCAATCGCAACGATTATTACATTGCTTCAAAAAACAATGGGATTTGAAGATAATAGCCTGCTTGCTGCCATCCGCTTTATTGGAGATGCGGGCACTTCGATGCTGATCTCCTTATTGGTTGCCATCTATACCATGGGATTGGCAAGGAAAATTCCAATCAAAAATGTGATGGATTCCTGCACAACGGCCATCACCCATATCGGGATGATGCTTTTGATTATCGGTGGAGGCGGCGCCTTCAAACAGGTATTAATTGATGGCGGTGTCGGTGACTATGTGGCCGAGCTTTTCAAAGGGACAAGCCTGTCTCCGATTTTATTGGCATGGATTATCGCGGCAATCCTCAGGATTTCATTAGGATCTGCCACAGTGGCCGCATTAACGACAGCAGGTTTAGTCATTCCGCTGCTGGGCCAAACGGATGTGAATCTTGCCCTAGTAGTGCTTGCAACAGGTGCGGGAAGCTTAATCGCTTCTCACGTCAATGATGCCGGCTTCTGGATGTTCAAAGAATATTTCGGTTTGAGCATGAAGGAAACGTTTGCAACATGGACATTGCTTGAAACAATAATATCTGTGGCTGGATTAGGATTTATTTTATTGTTAAGCTTATTTGTATAA
- the gnd gene encoding decarboxylating NADP(+)-dependent phosphogluconate dehydrogenase, translated as MQNTIGVIGLGVMGSNIALNMANNGEKVAVYNYTRDLTDQLVQKLEGQAISPYFEVEDFVQSLETPRKIFLMVTAGKAIDSVIASLIPFLEEGDVIMDGGNSHFKDTEKRYDDLKAKGIGYLGIGISGGEVGALTGPSIMPGGDQDVYEKAAPILTKIAAKVDGMPCCVYIGPKGAGHFVKMVHNGIEYADMQLIAEAYIFLREKLGLSVEEIADIFETWNQGELKSYLIEITAAILRKKDERTGLPQIDVILDKAGQKGTGKWTSLQAIDNGIPTSIITESLFARYISALKDERVAAETLLTGPEKDQITLEKDVWIEYIRQALYMGKVCAYAQGFTQYKMSSEQNDWNLPLKDIALIFRDGCIIRAEFLNVISEAYQEQPNLANLLVSPYFAERIRDYQTGLRKIVCEGIQSGIALPCLSSSLSYYDSYRNGRSNASLLQAQRDYFGAHTYERTDMEGTFHTNWNE; from the coding sequence ATGCAAAATACAATTGGTGTTATTGGTCTCGGAGTAATGGGGAGCAATATCGCTTTAAATATGGCCAATAATGGCGAGAAGGTAGCTGTATATAATTACACCAGGGATTTGACTGATCAGCTGGTACAAAAGCTGGAAGGGCAAGCCATAAGCCCTTATTTCGAAGTAGAGGATTTTGTCCAGTCTCTAGAAACACCAAGAAAGATCTTTTTAATGGTGACTGCCGGGAAAGCTATTGATTCTGTTATCGCAAGCTTAATCCCCTTCCTTGAAGAGGGCGACGTTATCATGGACGGGGGCAACTCCCATTTCAAAGATACGGAAAAAAGATATGATGATCTGAAAGCAAAAGGAATCGGCTATCTGGGTATCGGCATTTCAGGCGGTGAAGTGGGAGCATTAACAGGGCCTTCCATCATGCCTGGAGGAGATCAGGACGTCTATGAAAAAGCGGCTCCGATTCTTACGAAGATCGCTGCAAAGGTTGACGGGATGCCTTGCTGTGTCTACATCGGACCTAAAGGAGCAGGCCACTTTGTCAAAATGGTACATAACGGCATCGAGTATGCAGATATGCAGCTGATTGCTGAGGCCTATATATTCTTAAGAGAAAAGCTGGGATTATCTGTTGAGGAAATTGCAGATATCTTTGAAACATGGAATCAAGGCGAGCTGAAGAGCTATTTAATTGAGATCACAGCAGCTATTTTAAGGAAAAAAGACGAGCGCACAGGGCTGCCGCAAATCGATGTCATCCTTGATAAAGCCGGGCAAAAAGGAACCGGAAAATGGACCAGCCTCCAGGCGATCGATAATGGGATCCCAACCTCAATCATTACAGAATCTTTATTCGCACGCTATATTTCTGCTTTGAAGGATGAGCGTGTGGCTGCAGAAACCCTTTTAACAGGTCCTGAGAAGGATCAGATAACCCTTGAAAAAGACGTCTGGATTGAATACATCAGACAGGCTTTATATATGGGGAAAGTGTGTGCCTATGCACAAGGATTTACACAATATAAAATGTCATCCGAGCAAAATGACTGGAATCTGCCTTTAAAGGATATCGCTCTGATTTTCCGCGACGGCTGCATCATTCGCGCGGAATTTTTGAATGTCATCAGTGAAGCCTACCAGGAGCAGCCAAACCTGGCTAACCTCCTTGTCTCCCCTTACTTTGCCGAAAGGATCAGAGACTACCAGACGGGGTTGCGCAAAATTGTCTGCGAAGGCATTCAATCCGGCATCGCATTGCCATGCTTAAGCTCCTCTCTTTCCTATTACGACAGCTACCGGAATGGAAGATCAAATGCCAGCCTGCTGCAGGCCCAGCGTGATTACTTCGGTGCCCATACGTATGAGCGGACAGATATGGAAGGAACTTTCCATACTAATTGGAATGAATAA
- the aspA gene encoding aspartate ammonia-lyase produces MLAAKNSYRIEKDFLGSKEVPADAYYGVQTLRAVENFPITGYRIHPELIKAMAIVKKAAAMANMEVKRLYSGIGDPIVQAADEMIEGLWHDQVIVDPIQGGAGTSINMNINEILANRAIEIMGHEKGDYSHCSPNTHVNMSQSTNDAFPTAMHISVLNLLDQLILTMENMHSVFLEKSKEFSHVIKMGRTHLQDAVPIRLGQEFEAYSRVIARDIKRIQQSKQHLYELNMGATAVGTGLNAIPKYIDLVVKHIADISGLPFKGAEHLVDATQNTDSYTEVSGALKICMINMSKIANDLRLMASGPRAGLGEISLPARQPGSSIMPGKVNPVLPELINQVAFQVIGNDNTISLASEAGQLELNVMEPVLIFNLLQSISIMNNAFNTFTEHCVKGIEANEERMKDYVEKSVGIITAVNPHLGYEVVSRIAREAILTGRSIRELCLKYDVLTEEELDLILDPYEMTDPGIAGAALLERD; encoded by the coding sequence ATGCTAGCAGCAAAGAACAGCTACAGAATCGAAAAAGATTTTCTAGGCTCTAAGGAAGTTCCGGCGGATGCTTATTATGGCGTTCAGACGCTTCGTGCGGTTGAGAACTTTCCGATTACAGGCTACCGGATCCATCCGGAGTTAATCAAGGCAATGGCCATCGTAAAAAAAGCAGCGGCCATGGCGAATATGGAAGTTAAGCGCCTTTACTCAGGAATCGGAGACCCGATCGTACAGGCTGCGGATGAAATGATTGAAGGACTTTGGCATGATCAGGTGATTGTGGACCCAATCCAGGGCGGTGCCGGAACGTCCATTAATATGAATATTAATGAAATCCTTGCGAACCGTGCGATTGAAATCATGGGCCATGAAAAGGGCGATTATTCTCATTGCAGCCCTAATACCCATGTTAATATGTCGCAGTCGACGAATGATGCTTTTCCGACAGCTATGCACATCTCAGTGTTAAATCTGCTGGATCAATTAATCCTGACAATGGAAAATATGCACTCTGTTTTCCTTGAAAAATCAAAGGAATTCAGCCATGTGATTAAAATGGGACGGACTCATCTGCAGGATGCTGTTCCAATCAGGCTTGGCCAGGAATTTGAAGCCTACAGCCGCGTTATTGCACGCGACATCAAGCGCATTCAGCAATCCAAACAGCACTTATATGAATTGAACATGGGGGCAACAGCAGTCGGTACGGGGCTGAATGCCATCCCGAAATACATTGACTTAGTGGTGAAGCATATTGCCGACATCAGCGGCCTGCCATTTAAAGGGGCAGAACATCTTGTTGATGCCACTCAGAATACCGATTCTTATACAGAAGTCTCCGGAGCACTGAAAATCTGCATGATCAATATGTCCAAAATCGCAAATGACCTTCGTTTAATGGCGTCTGGTCCAAGAGCGGGTCTTGGCGAAATCTCACTGCCGGCAAGACAGCCGGGCTCATCCATTATGCCTGGTAAAGTAAACCCTGTTCTTCCGGAACTGATCAATCAGGTTGCCTTCCAGGTCATCGGGAACGACAACACCATCTCTCTTGCTTCAGAAGCGGGACAGCTGGAATTGAACGTCATGGAGCCAGTCCTGATCTTTAACCTTCTGCAATCGATCAGCATTATGAACAATGCGTTCAATACGTTTACAGAGCATTGTGTAAAAGGAATCGAAGCCAATGAAGAAAGAATGAAGGACTACGTTGAAAAGAGTGTCGGCATCATTACTGCCGTCAACCCTCACCTTGGCTATGAAGTCGTATCCAGAATCGCCAGAGAAGCGATTTTAACAGGCCGTTCCATCAGGGAACTGTGCCTGAAATATGATGTTCTGACAGAAGAAGAACTCGATTTAATCCTCGATCCATATGAAATGACGGATCCTGGCATTGCAGGCGCTGCACTGCTTGAAAGAGATTAA